A single region of the Candidatus Methylomirabilota bacterium genome encodes:
- the infC gene encoding translation initiation factor IF-3, whose amino-acid sequence MSQAKEIRINEGIRSREVRVVSPEGEQLGILPLPQALETARQRELDLVEVAPEAQPPVCRIMDFGKYKYTQARRLKEARKKQTTIQVKEVKMGPKTEKHDFDFKLKHVRRFLEEGHKAKVTVRFKGREMAHTELGWKMLQKMVDAVQDIANVENNPRMEGRMLHIMLSPKAHN is encoded by the coding sequence ATCAGCCAAGCCAAGGAAATCCGTATCAACGAGGGCATCCGGTCCCGTGAAGTGCGCGTGGTCAGTCCCGAGGGTGAGCAGCTCGGCATCCTGCCGCTGCCCCAGGCGCTGGAAACGGCCCGGCAGCGGGAGCTCGATCTGGTGGAGGTGGCGCCCGAGGCCCAGCCGCCGGTCTGTCGCATCATGGACTTCGGCAAGTACAAGTACACGCAGGCCCGGCGACTGAAGGAGGCGCGCAAGAAGCAGACGACGATCCAGGTCAAGGAAGTCAAGATGGGCCCCAAGACCGAGAAGCACGACTTCGACTTCAAGCTCAAGCACGTCCGGCGCTTCCTGGAGGAGGGGCACAAGGCGAAGGTGACCGTGCGCTTCAAGGGGCGCGAGATGGCGCACACCGAGCTGGGCTGGAAGATGCTCCAGAAGATGGTCGACGCCGTGCAGGACATCGCCAACGTCGAGAACAATCCGCGGATGGAAGGGCGGATGCTCCACATCATGCTGAGCCCGAAGGCGCACAACTGA
- the rpmI gene encoding 50S ribosomal protein L35 yields the protein MPKMKTKRGAAKRLKKTASGKLMRAGGWKQHKLEKKEPKRRRRLRKAKSISKADEHRLRVLVPYL from the coding sequence ATGCCGAAGATGAAGACCAAGCGGGGGGCGGCCAAGCGGTTGAAGAAGACCGCCTCCGGGAAGCTGATGCGCGCTGGCGGCTGGAAGCAGCACAAGCTCGAGAAGAAGGAGCCGAAGCGTCGGCGTCGCCTCCGCAAAGCGAAATCGATCTCGAAGGCCGACGAGCACCGCCTGCGGGTGCTCGTGCCCTACCTTTAA
- the rplT gene encoding 50S ribosomal protein L20 produces the protein MPRAKGGAKTRRRRKKILKKAKGYVGGRHRLYRTAAETVLRAGAFAYRDRRRKKRLARALWITRINAACRQLGLSYSKFMAGLKKAGILLDRKILAELAVTDPAGFAKLAEAAKAKAG, from the coding sequence ATGCCACGGGCCAAGGGTGGAGCCAAGACGCGCCGTCGGCGCAAGAAGATCCTCAAGAAGGCCAAGGGCTACGTAGGCGGCCGGCACCGGCTGTACCGGACCGCGGCCGAGACGGTCCTGCGCGCGGGCGCGTTCGCGTACCGCGATCGCCGGCGGAAGAAGCGGCTTGCGCGGGCGCTGTGGATCACGCGCATCAACGCCGCCTGCCGCCAGCTCGGTCTTTCGTACTCGAAGTTCATGGCGGGCCTCAAGAAGGCCGGTATCCTCCTCGACCGCAAGATCCTGGCCGAGCTGGCGGTGACCGATCCGGCCGGGTTCGCCAAGCTCGCCGAGGCCGCGAAGGCGAAAGCCGGCTAA
- the pheS gene encoding phenylalanine--tRNA ligase subunit alpha, whose translation MRHPRVDAIAEEARAAIARAGSSAELEQLRVRYLGRQGALTLLLRSLGTLPEKERPLVGAAANELKRELEALLELKLTQRREAERRQERARQRLDLTLPGRRPPLGSYHPLTRVQDEIIAIFVGLGFSVAEGPEIESDYFNFEALNIPKDHPARDMQDTFYLSEDTLLRTHTSPVQIRTMQSQRPPVRIICPGRVYRRDADITHSPMFHQVEGLAVDRQVSMGDLKGTLELFAREMFGARSRIRFRPSFFPFTEPSAEVDVLCFLCGGSGCRVCKDGWLEILGSGMVHPQVLRNVGYDPEEVTGWAFGMGIERIAMLKYGVDDIRLFFENDLRFLRQFA comes from the coding sequence ATGCGGCATCCGCGCGTCGATGCGATCGCCGAGGAAGCGCGCGCCGCCATTGCCCGCGCGGGGTCGTCGGCGGAGCTGGAGCAGCTCCGCGTCCGCTACCTGGGGCGGCAAGGGGCGCTGACGCTCCTGCTGCGCTCCCTGGGCACGCTCCCGGAGAAGGAGCGCCCGCTCGTCGGCGCGGCCGCCAACGAGCTCAAGCGTGAGCTGGAGGCCCTGCTCGAGCTGAAGTTGACCCAGAGGCGCGAGGCCGAGCGCCGGCAGGAGCGCGCCCGGCAGCGCCTCGACCTCACGCTCCCCGGCCGTCGGCCCCCCCTGGGCTCGTACCATCCGCTCACCCGGGTGCAGGACGAGATCATTGCGATCTTCGTGGGCCTCGGCTTCTCCGTCGCCGAGGGGCCGGAGATCGAGAGCGACTACTTCAACTTCGAGGCTCTGAACATCCCCAAGGATCATCCGGCGCGGGACATGCAGGACACCTTCTACCTCTCGGAAGACACGCTCCTGCGCACGCACACCTCCCCCGTGCAGATCCGCACCATGCAGTCCCAGCGGCCCCCGGTCCGCATCATCTGCCCCGGCCGGGTCTATCGGCGCGATGCGGACATCACGCACTCGCCGATGTTCCACCAGGTCGAGGGGCTGGCGGTGGACCGCCAGGTGTCGATGGGTGACCTCAAGGGCACGCTGGAGCTCTTCGCTCGCGAGATGTTCGGGGCACGGTCGCGCATCCGCTTCCGCCCGTCGTTCTTCCCGTTCACGGAGCCCTCCGCCGAGGTCGACGTGCTCTGCTTCCTGTGCGGCGGCAGCGGCTGCCGCGTCTGCAAGGACGGCTGGCTCGAGATCCTGGGCTCCGGGATGGTGCACCCGCAGGTGCTCCGGAACGTCGGCTACGATCCCGAAGAGGTCACCGGCTGGGCGTTCGGCATGGGCATCGAGCGCATCGCGATGCTCAAGTACGGCGTCGACGACATCCGCCTGTTCTTCGAGAACGATCTGCGCTTCCTCCGCCAGTTCGCATGA
- the pheT gene encoding phenylalanine--tRNA ligase subunit beta, which yields MKIPYKWVREFVDLDLTPQQAADRLMNAGIEVTGITPLKPADLEGVVIGEIEAIERELGAHRVVLCRVSTGRERFAVACGAPNVAVGVRAAFAPPGAVLPGGRRITVVKIRNVESQGMLCSERELGLGEEHEAGILTVDADAPLGADLVGHLGLDDHVLDVEITPNRPDCLSVVGVARELAGLTGAPFRSPTITVKESDDLVTGLAQVRIDAPDLCHRFTVRVISGVRVAPSPTWLVARLRAVGLRPISNVVDVTNYVMWELGHPLHAFDHAAVAQATIVVRRARAGERFTTLDGQERTLDGSMLVIADPERAIGIAGVMGGANAEVSGTTTRVLLESAYFLPASIRRTARALGLVTDAAYRFERGADIEGLVDASDRAAQLIAETAGGTVARGMVDAYPTPKRRVRVGLRMERVKRVLGIAPAPAEARRILTGLGLAVTEQPGDRLEVEVPSFRRDLAIEDDLVEEVIRVWGYDKIPSTLPSGALRLVQLPASLRQAEAVRRALIGAGLSEAVTPSFSDPAYDEVLRSPAAPPPIALRNPLSRDASLLRYNPLEGVLAVVATNLRKQQPNVRVFELAKIFEPAPGLPREPRWLAIALTGARVPLAWWAKPGTEARPEPVDVFDAKGLAEHVLEALGVPAPESRAILGGGVKGFEPDCRGILVAERVTVAEFGEVAADVRALYDIGVPVFAALLPLDEILRLTPPSVRYRPLPRYPAVQRDLAFVVGALRTVTAAEIETFIRAEAGPLLRQLALFDVFTFEDGRRNLAWRLTLQAEDRTLTDDEANQIQERVARRAAERFNITWRGV from the coding sequence ATGAAGATCCCGTATAAGTGGGTCCGTGAGTTCGTGGATCTCGATCTGACGCCGCAGCAGGCGGCCGACCGGCTCATGAACGCCGGCATCGAGGTCACCGGCATCACGCCGCTCAAGCCCGCGGACCTGGAGGGCGTCGTCATCGGCGAGATCGAGGCGATCGAGCGGGAGCTGGGCGCCCACCGCGTCGTCCTCTGCCGAGTCAGCACCGGACGGGAGCGCTTCGCGGTCGCCTGCGGGGCGCCCAATGTCGCCGTCGGCGTGCGGGCCGCCTTCGCCCCCCCCGGCGCCGTGCTGCCCGGCGGCCGGCGCATCACCGTCGTCAAGATCCGCAACGTCGAGTCGCAGGGCATGCTCTGCTCGGAGCGCGAGCTCGGGCTCGGCGAGGAGCACGAGGCCGGCATCCTCACGGTGGACGCCGACGCCCCGCTCGGCGCCGACCTCGTCGGGCACCTGGGGCTCGACGACCACGTGCTCGACGTCGAGATCACGCCCAACCGCCCCGACTGCCTGTCGGTCGTCGGCGTCGCTCGGGAGCTGGCCGGGCTCACCGGCGCCCCCTTCCGCTCCCCGACGATCACCGTCAAGGAGTCGGACGATCTCGTCACCGGCCTCGCCCAGGTCCGGATCGACGCGCCCGACCTCTGCCACCGGTTCACGGTGCGGGTCATCAGCGGCGTCCGGGTGGCGCCGTCGCCCACCTGGCTGGTGGCGCGCCTGCGCGCGGTCGGGCTGCGGCCCATCAGCAACGTCGTCGACGTCACCAACTACGTCATGTGGGAGCTGGGCCATCCGCTCCACGCCTTCGACCACGCGGCGGTGGCCCAGGCCACGATCGTCGTGCGCCGGGCGCGCGCGGGCGAGCGCTTCACCACGCTCGACGGCCAGGAGCGCACGCTGGACGGCTCGATGCTGGTCATCGCCGACCCGGAGCGGGCCATCGGCATCGCCGGCGTGATGGGCGGCGCGAACGCCGAGGTCAGCGGGACGACCACGCGCGTGCTCCTGGAGAGCGCGTACTTCCTGCCCGCCTCCATCCGGCGCACCGCACGCGCTCTCGGCCTCGTGACCGACGCCGCCTACCGTTTCGAGCGGGGCGCCGACATCGAGGGGCTGGTCGACGCCAGCGACCGGGCCGCGCAGCTCATCGCGGAGACCGCGGGGGGGACGGTGGCGCGGGGGATGGTCGACGCCTACCCGACGCCGAAGCGGCGCGTTCGCGTCGGCCTGAGGATGGAGCGGGTCAAGCGGGTGCTGGGGATCGCGCCGGCGCCGGCGGAGGCCAGGAGGATCCTGACGGGCCTCGGCCTGGCGGTGACCGAGCAGCCGGGCGACCGCCTCGAGGTCGAGGTGCCGAGCTTCCGGCGTGACCTCGCCATCGAGGACGATCTGGTCGAAGAGGTCATCCGCGTCTGGGGGTACGACAAGATTCCCTCGACGCTCCCCAGTGGCGCCCTCCGGCTCGTCCAGCTGCCGGCCAGCCTGCGCCAGGCGGAGGCGGTGCGTCGCGCGCTCATCGGCGCCGGGCTCAGCGAGGCCGTGACCCCGAGCTTCAGCGATCCGGCCTACGACGAGGTCCTGCGCTCGCCGGCGGCGCCCCCCCCGATTGCGCTCCGCAACCCGCTGAGTCGCGACGCCTCGCTCCTGCGCTACAACCCGCTGGAGGGGGTGCTGGCGGTCGTGGCCACGAATCTCAGAAAGCAGCAGCCGAACGTCCGCGTCTTCGAGCTCGCCAAGATCTTCGAGCCCGCCCCGGGCCTGCCGCGTGAGCCGCGCTGGCTCGCCATCGCGTTGACCGGCGCGCGGGTGCCGCTGGCCTGGTGGGCGAAGCCGGGGACCGAGGCGCGTCCGGAGCCGGTCGACGTCTTCGACGCCAAGGGCCTCGCCGAGCACGTCCTGGAAGCGCTCGGCGTGCCCGCGCCGGAATCCCGGGCGATCCTGGGCGGAGGCGTCAAGGGATTCGAGCCCGACTGCCGCGGCATCCTCGTCGCCGAGCGCGTGACCGTCGCCGAGTTCGGGGAAGTGGCGGCCGACGTCCGCGCGCTCTATGACATCGGCGTCCCCGTGTTCGCGGCGCTCCTGCCGCTCGACGAGATCCTGCGCCTCACCCCGCCGTCGGTCCGCTACCGCCCGCTGCCGCGGTACCCCGCCGTCCAGCGCGACCTCGCCTTCGTCGTCGGCGCGCTCCGCACCGTCACCGCCGCCGAGATCGAAACCTTCATCCGGGCCGAGGCCGGCCCGCTGCTCAGGCAGCTGGCCCTCTTCGACGTCTTCACCTTCGAAGACGGCCGGCGGAACCTCGCCTGGCGCCTGACGCTCCAGGCCGAGGATCGTACGCTCACCGATGACGAGGCCAACCAGATCCAGGAGCGCGTGGCCCGGCGGGCGGCGGAGCGGTTCAACATCACCTGGCGGGGTGTCTGA
- a CDS encoding cell division protein ZapA, whose translation MGESRRVELTLLGQALTVRTEAPPEYVRTLARYLEKRVEALRKSGVQDPSKALLLAALDITDELFRAREDREREAGDVGARLGALVALLERATPKEGGRSSGQAS comes from the coding sequence ATGGGCGAGTCCCGGCGCGTCGAGCTGACGCTGCTCGGCCAGGCGCTGACCGTCCGCACCGAGGCCCCGCCCGAGTACGTCCGCACGCTCGCCAGGTACCTCGAGAAGCGGGTGGAGGCGCTGCGCAAGTCCGGCGTGCAGGATCCCTCTAAGGCCCTGCTGCTGGCGGCGCTCGACATCACCGACGAGCTCTTCCGGGCCCGCGAGGACCGCGAGCGTGAGGCCGGCGACGTGGGCGCCCGGCTGGGCGCGCTGGTGGCACTGCTCGAGCGCGCGACGCCCAAAGAGGGGGGACGCTCCTCCGGACAAGCATCTTGA